From Pseudoalteromonas rubra, one genomic window encodes:
- a CDS encoding cell division protein ZapC domain-containing protein, with translation MLQASKEWRWIRCSHRNRLLVDLGEDLQLCTPFRLRQLTEDSLHSVDLSVDEAAFYRNVYDYLLGFKVWSEPQCCQIALNATAAKFHLLPVQAKSWFFNCYNGGQPLCEAVVTLQSRCQSGEFLIVDHNQETSMCINLTQGFMLDENIELEQFQAIKVLNDRVHPLIQVHKMTQTA, from the coding sequence ATTTTGCAAGCATCCAAAGAGTGGCGTTGGATAAGATGTAGCCACAGAAACAGACTGCTTGTTGATTTGGGTGAGGACCTTCAGTTGTGCACGCCTTTTCGTTTGAGACAGTTGACCGAAGATTCCCTGCATAGTGTCGATTTGAGTGTTGACGAAGCCGCCTTTTATCGTAACGTCTATGATTATTTGCTTGGTTTTAAAGTTTGGTCTGAACCCCAGTGCTGTCAGATAGCGCTTAACGCCACCGCGGCAAAGTTTCATTTACTTCCCGTACAGGCTAAAAGTTGGTTTTTCAATTGTTATAATGGAGGCCAACCATTGTGCGAAGCTGTGGTTACGCTTCAATCAAGGTGCCAGTCAGGTGAATTTCTGATTGTAGATCACAATCAGGAAACCAGCATGTGTATCAACCTGACGCAGGGTTTTATGCTGGATGAGAACATCGAGCTGGAGCAATTTCAGGCCATTAAGGTACTGAATGACAGAGTACACCCTCTGATCCAGGTACATAAGATGACCCAAACCGCCTGA
- the uup gene encoding ATP-binding cassette ATPase Uup yields the protein MDLIRIARAQLAFGTHPLLDQADAVIEAGERVCIVGRNGAGKSTLLKVLDGQVQLDDGEINQVSGLKVSRLEQDPPKGAQGSVFDYVAGGLPDIAQLLIDYHNVSEALQTDHSSSLLSRLERLSADIEAKDAWRFESRIKLVLTQLQLTANMKLEKLSGGWLRKVALAKALVSDPDLLLLDEPTNHLDMSSVEWLEQFLKEFKGGIVFISHDRAFIRGVATRILDLDRGKLISYPGDYAKYLDQKAHDLKVEEAQNALFDKKLAEEEAWIRQGIKARRTRNEGRVRALKALRVERKQRVEQVGKTDFNIESAERSGKLVFEAQHIGHAFKDKRIVDEFSTLVMRGDRVGLIGPNGVGKTTLLKILFGDISPDKGKVKQGVNLEVAYFDQYREKLDEEKTVQDNVAEGKQEVQMGGRSRHVLGYLQDFLFPPARARTPVKALSGGEKNRLLLAKLFLKPSNVLVLDEPTNDLDIETLELLEEIINQYQGTILIVSHDREFIDNTCNSVWAFEGHGKVTEIVGGFSDFEAYRTQQQAQQKALEKLDKEKQQASDNKKSANKNKSGKLSYKLKLELEALPGKVEALENELEEQQNLVNSPEFFKQDPETTQTALNHLADLESKLEAAFERWEELEALQNQ from the coding sequence ATGGATTTAATCAGAATTGCACGGGCCCAACTGGCTTTTGGTACTCATCCCCTGTTAGATCAGGCAGATGCAGTCATTGAAGCGGGTGAGCGGGTCTGTATCGTCGGGCGCAATGGTGCCGGTAAGTCAACCCTGCTCAAAGTCCTGGACGGGCAAGTCCAATTGGACGATGGTGAAATCAATCAGGTCTCCGGACTAAAAGTGTCGCGGCTGGAACAGGATCCGCCTAAAGGGGCCCAGGGAAGTGTATTTGATTATGTAGCGGGTGGCCTGCCAGATATTGCCCAGCTGCTGATTGATTATCATAACGTCAGCGAAGCGTTGCAGACCGATCACTCGAGTAGCCTGTTGAGCCGTTTGGAACGTTTGTCTGCAGACATTGAAGCTAAGGATGCATGGCGGTTTGAAAGCCGTATCAAGCTGGTACTGACACAGTTGCAATTGACTGCCAATATGAAGCTCGAAAAGTTATCTGGTGGCTGGCTACGTAAAGTGGCTCTGGCTAAGGCTTTGGTGAGTGACCCGGATCTGCTATTACTTGATGAACCGACCAACCACCTGGACATGAGCAGCGTTGAATGGCTGGAGCAGTTCTTAAAAGAATTTAAAGGCGGCATTGTTTTTATCTCGCACGACCGTGCATTTATTCGTGGTGTTGCAACCCGAATACTCGACTTAGATCGCGGTAAGCTTATTTCTTACCCGGGCGATTATGCCAAGTACCTGGACCAAAAAGCCCATGATCTGAAAGTTGAAGAGGCGCAAAATGCCTTGTTTGACAAGAAACTCGCTGAGGAAGAGGCTTGGATCCGTCAAGGGATCAAAGCGCGACGCACACGCAACGAGGGACGAGTCAGAGCCCTTAAAGCACTGCGGGTTGAGCGTAAGCAGCGTGTTGAGCAAGTCGGTAAGACTGACTTTAACATTGAGTCAGCTGAGCGTTCGGGGAAACTGGTATTTGAGGCTCAACATATTGGCCATGCCTTTAAAGATAAGCGCATTGTCGATGAATTCTCGACTTTGGTTATGCGTGGTGATCGGGTTGGCTTAATTGGCCCTAACGGCGTAGGTAAAACGACTTTACTGAAAATTCTATTTGGTGATATTTCTCCGGATAAAGGTAAGGTGAAGCAAGGCGTTAACCTCGAGGTGGCCTATTTTGACCAGTACCGGGAAAAACTGGATGAAGAAAAAACGGTTCAGGACAATGTCGCTGAAGGTAAACAAGAGGTACAAATGGGCGGTCGCAGCCGCCATGTACTGGGTTACCTGCAAGACTTCTTATTTCCTCCTGCACGCGCCCGTACGCCGGTTAAGGCATTATCAGGAGGAGAGAAGAACCGTCTGTTGCTGGCTAAACTGTTCCTGAAACCTTCGAACGTGCTGGTGCTGGATGAACCGACCAATGACTTAGACATAGAAACGCTGGAGTTACTTGAAGAGATCATTAACCAGTATCAGGGAACTATCCTGATTGTGAGCCACGACAGGGAGTTTATTGATAATACCTGTAACAGTGTTTGGGCATTTGAAGGTCATGGTAAAGTAACTGAAATTGTCGGCGGCTTTAGTGACTTTGAAGCGTACCGAACACAGCAGCAGGCGCAGCAAAAAGCGCTAGAAAAGCTCGACAAAGAGAAACAACAAGCGAGCGATAACAAAAAATCTGCCAATAAAAACAAATCCGGTAAATTAAGCTACAAATTAAAGCTTGAACTGGAAGCATTGCCGGGTAAAGTAGAGGCTCTGGAAAACGAGCTGGAAGAGCAGCAAAACCTGGTGAATTCGCCGGAGTTTTTTAAGCAAGATCCTGAAACGACCCAAACCGCGTTGAACCATTTGGCTGACCTTGAGTCCAAGCTTGAAGCCGCGTTTGAGCGTTGGGAAGAATTAGAAGCATTACAGAATCAGTAG
- the pyrD gene encoding quinone-dependent dihydroorotate dehydrogenase encodes MFYDLARRYMFSKDAEWAHDFALGNLRRFANTPLSMAWSQSLPKKPVNFLGLEFDNPVGLAAGLDKNAECIDAFSQMGFGFIEVGTVTPRPQAGNDKPRIFRLPEANAIINRMGFNNKGVDNLVNNVKAARYNGILGINIGKNKDTPNEQGKDDYIHCMRKVFEHASYITVNISSPNTPGLRDLQYGEALDDLLQSLKNEQIDLIEKHKKSVPMLVKIAPDVDAVQLQQIAESLVNSRIDGVIATNTTLSREAVKGLEHAEEAGGLSGRPVREKSTQVVSELKRMTEGKLPIIGVGGIDSAAAAKEKLNAGADLVQVYTGFIYEGPQLIKKILTEI; translated from the coding sequence ATGTTTTATGATTTAGCGCGTCGTTATATGTTCAGTAAAGATGCCGAGTGGGCTCATGATTTCGCACTCGGAAACTTACGCCGCTTCGCGAATACCCCATTAAGTATGGCCTGGTCACAATCACTTCCAAAGAAACCGGTTAATTTCCTTGGCCTGGAATTTGACAATCCGGTTGGGTTAGCGGCGGGACTCGATAAAAACGCGGAATGTATTGATGCATTCAGCCAGATGGGCTTTGGCTTTATAGAGGTGGGTACAGTTACACCCAGACCTCAGGCAGGTAACGACAAACCGCGCATTTTCCGACTGCCTGAAGCAAACGCAATTATTAACCGGATGGGCTTTAATAACAAAGGGGTCGATAATCTGGTTAACAACGTAAAAGCAGCACGTTATAACGGGATCCTGGGTATCAACATAGGGAAAAACAAAGATACGCCGAACGAGCAGGGCAAAGATGATTACATTCATTGTATGCGCAAAGTATTTGAGCACGCATCTTATATTACAGTGAATATCTCGTCCCCCAATACACCGGGGTTGCGCGACCTGCAATATGGTGAAGCATTGGATGACCTGCTACAAAGTTTAAAGAATGAGCAGATTGATCTGATCGAGAAGCACAAAAAATCGGTTCCGATGTTAGTGAAAATCGCACCTGATGTTGATGCTGTTCAGTTGCAACAAATTGCCGAGTCATTAGTGAACAGTCGTATTGATGGTGTTATTGCAACTAATACCACTTTATCGAGAGAAGCGGTTAAGGGGTTAGAGCACGCCGAAGAAGCCGGTGGCTTATCGGGTCGCCCGGTACGTGAAAAGTCTACACAAGTCGTTAGTGAATTGAAACGGATGACTGAAGGCAAACTACCTATTATTGGTGTAGGTGGGATCGACAGTGCCGCTGCTGCAAAAGAAAAGCTCAATGCTGGGGCAGACTTAGTACAGGTTTACACAGGCTTTATCTATGAAGGACCTCAGTTGATCAAAAAGATCCTTACTGAGATCTAA
- a CDS encoding glutaredoxin family protein, with protein MAKLTLFYTDGCHLCEQAYELVLRCVASDAVQHQDIVEDPQLMAEYQTSIPVLKSTDSARTLFWPFTEQDIKELLK; from the coding sequence ATGGCTAAACTTACCCTGTTTTATACCGATGGCTGCCATCTTTGCGAGCAAGCCTATGAATTGGTGTTACGTTGCGTCGCCAGTGATGCTGTGCAGCATCAGGATATTGTGGAAGATCCGCAACTGATGGCTGAATATCAGACGTCTATTCCCGTACTTAAGTCAACAGACAGCGCCAGAACTTTGTTCTGGCCCTTCACAGAACAAGATATAAAAGAGTTGTTAAAGTAA
- a CDS encoding NAD-glutamate dehydrogenase, whose protein sequence is MTQNEGPASVILDNVTKLIHKKVHAENVSLVETFAKALYSNMSKEDLAHRNDSDLYGAALSLWNSLEKNANDDAVIRVFNPEVAKDGWQSSHTIVEIIAKDMPFLVDSVRMALSRKNIVSHLLLHSPLKIKRDGDNKITALSNLKTEQESSSTKTVFFIEIDRQTDAKAMKEFTEELESVLKDVSVAVEDWKPIRDKLVAVSKEIPTRPHDCSQAEVNEAVEFLEWLSSDNFTFMGYRQYDLVPVQGDHELRAVPDTSLGLMKNSGHDGGRLLSELPEVARKEARSKNLLILTKTNSLSRVHRPAHIDYVGIKRFDEAGNVIGEDRFIGLFSSSFYNNSAADVPVLKSKIQRIMEQCDFAQGTHAYKAVLNLLETYPRDELVQAREAELLEVATGVLQIQERDMCRLFVRRDVYGRFFSCMVYVPRERYNTALRRETQKLLADAFKSNEKVEFTTFFSESTLARTHYIVRVADNSIKYNVKDIENNLAEAARTWEDKLQSALLGSNGETRGNELNRKYANAFPHSYKDQVLPSAAVVDIEKLEQLSDEKKLEMLFYRPQEESNSEIVRLSLFHKDVPIHLSDVMPMLENFGLRVIGETPYAIKSSDGQVNWIMDFSMMIDSKGIADFDKVSARFRAALTNVWNNRLESDGFNRMVLLGGMTGREASILRAYAKYMRQIGVTFSQSYIENTFEHYPHIAAQIVELFVKKFSPAKKAAEKTLEKLIEKIYQELENVANLDDDRIIRMYVDMINATLRTNFYQKEADESNKSYISFKINPHAIPEMPLPLPAYEIFVYSPRVEGVHLRGGKVARGGLRWSDRREDFRTEVLGLVKAQQVKNTVIVPVGSKGGFVCKQLPNDREGFFKEGQECYKMFIRGLLDITDNIIHGDIIPPVDVVRHDEDDPYLVVAADKGTATFSDIANGIAEEYNFWLGDAFASGGSIGYDHKKMGITAKGAWESVKRHFREMDIDCQTTDFTAVGIGDMGGDVFGNGMLLSKHIRLQAAFNHMHIFIDPNPDAASSYVERDRLFNLPRSSWEDYNKELISEGGGVFSRAAKSITLTAEMKKMIGTKKASMTPNELIKALLKMPADLLWNGGIGTYIKAKSESNADVGDRANDGLRIDGSELGAKIFGEGGNLGATQLGRIEFAEKGGRINTDFIDNVGGVACSDNEVNIKILLNGLVAEGDLTKKQRDELLYAMTDEVSELVLADCYRQTHTLSITKSKGPATLKEKIRFIHALEKEGKLDRTIEFLPTDEELAERAAAGSDLTRPELSVLVSYSKMVLKESLVVDEISENPYYRQLLVNSFPIPLRERFNAAMDNHPLRKEIIATKLANNIVNDMGLNFMIRMHEETGATEAEIALCYSIASEIFEMKETWQSIAALDNHIPSAVQTEMLYQLRRTVRRTTRWFLRHRNKGMTIEETIAFFAPTFADLSNNLNSYMVEDESARLTEKADALVAQGVPEKIAMRIVSLSSLFSVMDLAEVAANSGRAIDVVSNTYFKLGANMGLHWFLDQITAQPVANHWQALARASYREELDWQQRALSEVVLNSFEGDDHDVDSLINQWMENQSTLLLRWQQMLAEFKTSQSHDFAKFSVALRELMLLSHNCDTSK, encoded by the coding sequence ATGACACAAAATGAAGGTCCAGCGTCAGTTATCCTGGATAACGTCACCAAGCTGATCCACAAAAAAGTTCATGCCGAAAACGTGTCGCTCGTTGAAACTTTTGCCAAAGCCTTGTACAGCAATATGTCTAAAGAGGACTTGGCACATCGTAACGACAGCGACTTATACGGAGCCGCATTGAGTCTTTGGAATTCTTTGGAAAAGAATGCTAATGACGATGCGGTTATTCGCGTTTTTAACCCTGAAGTAGCCAAAGATGGTTGGCAATCCTCTCACACGATCGTTGAGATCATCGCGAAAGACATGCCGTTCTTGGTTGATTCGGTACGCATGGCACTTAGCCGCAAAAATATCGTGTCTCACTTACTGTTACACAGCCCGCTTAAAATAAAGCGCGATGGTGACAATAAGATTACTGCGCTTTCGAACTTAAAAACAGAGCAGGAATCCTCGTCGACAAAAACTGTTTTCTTCATTGAGATTGATCGTCAGACTGATGCAAAAGCAATGAAAGAGTTCACCGAAGAACTGGAATCAGTATTGAAAGATGTGTCTGTTGCTGTAGAAGACTGGAAGCCTATCCGCGATAAACTGGTTGCGGTCAGTAAAGAGATACCAACGCGTCCCCATGACTGCTCACAGGCAGAAGTTAATGAAGCCGTTGAGTTCCTTGAATGGTTATCTTCAGATAACTTCACCTTCATGGGCTACCGTCAGTACGATTTGGTGCCTGTTCAGGGTGACCATGAACTGCGCGCAGTGCCAGACACTAGCCTGGGTTTGATGAAAAACTCGGGCCATGACGGCGGCCGCTTACTATCGGAGCTGCCAGAAGTCGCACGCAAAGAAGCTCGCAGCAAGAACCTACTGATCTTAACTAAGACCAATTCACTGTCTCGTGTTCATCGTCCAGCCCATATTGATTATGTGGGTATTAAGCGCTTTGACGAGGCGGGCAACGTGATCGGTGAAGACCGGTTCATCGGTTTATTCTCATCGAGCTTCTACAACAACAGTGCGGCAGATGTGCCCGTTCTTAAGAGCAAGATCCAGCGTATTATGGAGCAGTGTGACTTTGCACAAGGGACACACGCTTACAAGGCTGTGCTTAACCTGCTGGAAACTTATCCGCGTGATGAGTTGGTGCAAGCGCGCGAGGCCGAGCTTTTAGAAGTCGCAACCGGCGTGTTGCAAATTCAGGAACGAGACATGTGTCGTCTGTTCGTCCGTCGCGATGTATACGGGCGCTTCTTCTCATGCATGGTCTATGTACCACGTGAGCGCTATAACACAGCACTACGTCGTGAAACTCAGAAGTTGTTGGCAGATGCATTTAAGTCCAATGAAAAAGTTGAGTTTACGACCTTTTTCTCAGAGTCCACACTGGCGAGAACGCATTACATCGTGCGTGTGGCAGATAACAGTATTAAGTACAACGTGAAAGACATTGAAAACAACCTGGCAGAAGCCGCTCGCACTTGGGAAGACAAACTACAATCAGCACTGCTTGGTAGCAATGGCGAGACCCGTGGTAACGAGCTAAACCGTAAATATGCCAACGCTTTCCCACACTCATATAAAGATCAAGTGTTGCCAAGTGCCGCGGTAGTCGATATCGAGAAACTGGAGCAGCTGAGCGATGAGAAAAAGCTGGAAATGCTTTTTTACCGTCCTCAGGAAGAATCAAACAGCGAAATTGTTCGTTTGAGCTTGTTCCACAAAGACGTGCCAATCCACCTGTCAGACGTTATGCCAATGTTGGAAAACTTTGGTTTACGCGTGATTGGAGAAACGCCTTACGCAATTAAGAGTAGCGATGGCCAGGTAAACTGGATCATGGATTTCTCCATGATGATCGACTCAAAAGGGATTGCGGACTTTGATAAAGTTTCGGCCCGTTTCCGTGCTGCGCTGACTAACGTTTGGAATAACCGTCTTGAGAGCGATGGTTTCAATCGCATGGTTCTGCTGGGTGGCATGACCGGACGTGAAGCGTCAATTTTGCGTGCGTATGCTAAGTACATGCGCCAGATTGGTGTGACATTCTCGCAGTCTTATATCGAAAATACGTTTGAGCATTACCCGCACATCGCAGCACAAATTGTTGAGCTGTTTGTGAAGAAGTTCTCACCAGCGAAAAAAGCGGCTGAGAAGACGCTTGAAAAACTGATCGAGAAAATCTATCAGGAGCTCGAAAACGTTGCAAACCTGGATGATGACCGCATCATTCGTATGTATGTTGACATGATCAACGCAACATTGCGTACCAACTTCTATCAAAAAGAAGCGGACGAAAGCAACAAATCTTATATTTCATTCAAGATCAACCCGCATGCGATCCCTGAGATGCCTCTGCCGCTGCCTGCGTATGAAATCTTCGTTTATTCACCACGTGTAGAAGGTGTACATTTACGCGGTGGTAAAGTTGCGCGTGGTGGTCTGCGTTGGTCAGATCGCCGTGAAGATTTCCGTACTGAGGTACTGGGTCTTGTTAAGGCACAACAGGTTAAAAATACGGTAATCGTTCCTGTCGGGTCAAAAGGTGGTTTTGTTTGTAAGCAGCTGCCAAACGATCGTGAAGGCTTCTTTAAAGAAGGTCAGGAATGCTACAAGATGTTCATCCGTGGTCTGTTAGACATCACTGATAACATCATTCATGGCGACATTATTCCGCCAGTTGATGTAGTACGTCACGACGAAGATGACCCATACCTGGTTGTTGCTGCCGATAAAGGCACCGCGACATTCTCTGATATTGCCAACGGCATTGCTGAAGAGTATAACTTCTGGCTGGGCGACGCATTTGCTTCTGGTGGTTCAATTGGTTATGACCACAAGAAAATGGGTATCACTGCGAAAGGTGCGTGGGAGTCGGTTAAGCGTCATTTCCGCGAAATGGACATTGACTGCCAGACAACTGACTTTACAGCGGTTGGTATCGGCGACATGGGCGGTGACGTATTTGGTAATGGTATGTTGCTGTCTAAGCACATTCGCCTGCAGGCAGCCTTCAACCACATGCACATCTTTATCGACCCGAATCCGGATGCGGCAAGCTCTTATGTAGAACGTGATCGTCTGTTCAATTTGCCTCGTTCAAGCTGGGAAGATTACAACAAAGAGCTTATTTCTGAAGGTGGTGGTGTATTCTCTCGTGCAGCTAAGTCAATCACATTGACCGCTGAAATGAAGAAAATGATTGGCACCAAAAAAGCCAGCATGACACCAAATGAGCTGATTAAAGCGCTACTTAAAATGCCAGCTGACCTACTTTGGAACGGTGGTATCGGTACTTACATTAAAGCTAAGTCTGAATCTAATGCAGATGTGGGTGACCGTGCAAATGACGGTCTACGTATCGATGGTTCTGAGCTGGGCGCGAAAATCTTCGGTGAAGGTGGTAACCTGGGTGCAACACAGTTGGGCCGTATTGAGTTTGCTGAGAAGGGCGGGCGTATCAACACCGACTTTATCGATAACGTAGGTGGTGTGGCGTGTTCGGATAACGAAGTAAACATTAAGATCCTGTTGAATGGCCTGGTTGCTGAAGGTGACTTGACTAAGAAACAGCGTGATGAACTTCTGTATGCAATGACTGATGAAGTATCTGAGTTGGTACTGGCAGACTGTTACCGTCAAACGCATACGCTGTCTATCACTAAGTCGAAAGGCCCGGCAACACTGAAAGAGAAAATTCGCTTTATCCATGCATTGGAAAAAGAAGGTAAGCTTGACCGTACGATTGAGTTTTTACCTACCGATGAAGAACTGGCAGAGCGTGCTGCTGCAGGGTCAGATCTGACTCGTCCAGAGCTGTCTGTGTTAGTCTCTTACTCTAAAATGGTGCTGAAAGAATCGCTGGTTGTTGATGAGATTTCAGAGAATCCATACTATCGTCAGCTATTAGTGAATTCATTCCCAATCCCACTGCGTGAGCGTTTTAACGCGGCAATGGATAACCACCCACTGCGTAAAGAGATTATTGCAACTAAACTTGCAAATAATATCGTGAATGACATGGGTCTGAATTTCATGATCCGTATGCACGAAGAAACCGGTGCAACGGAAGCCGAAATTGCGCTGTGTTACTCAATTGCCAGTGAAATTTTTGAAATGAAAGAGACCTGGCAGTCAATTGCAGCATTGGATAACCATATTCCATCAGCAGTACAGACTGAGATGTTGTATCAATTGCGTCGTACAGTACGTCGCACGACACGTTGGTTCCTGCGTCACCGTAACAAAGGTATGACGATTGAAGAAACCATCGCGTTCTTTGCTCCGACCTTTGCTGATCTGAGCAATAACCTGAACAGCTACATGGTTGAAGATGAAAGTGCACGTTTGACAGAAAAAGCCGATGCGCTTGTTGCACAAGGTGTACCAGAGAAAATTGCTATGCGTATCGTTTCTCTGTCTAGTCTGTTCTCTGTAATGGATCTGGCTGAAGTAGCAGCAAACTCCGGTCGCGCGATTGATGTGGTGTCAAACACTTACTTCAAACTGGGTGCGAATATGGGTCTGCACTGGTTCCTGGATCAGATCACCGCACAACCTGTCGCCAACCATTGGCAGGCTCTGGCGCGTGCATCTTACCGTGAAGAGCTGGATTGGCAGCAACGCGCTTTGTCTGAAGTTGTATTGAACAGCTTTGAGGGAGACGACCATGATGTCGATTCACTGATCAATCAGTGGATGGAAAATCAGTCTACCTTGTTGCTACGCTGGCAACAGATGCTGGCTGAATTCAAGACCTCACAAAGCCATGACTTTGCGAAGTTCTCAGTGGCATTGCGTGAGCTGATGTTGTTGAGTCACAACTGTGACACTTCCAAATAA
- the rlmKL gene encoding bifunctional 23S rRNA (guanine(2069)-N(7))-methyltransferase RlmK/23S rRNA (guanine(2445)-N(2))-methyltransferase RlmL — protein MQFIALTSIGIENLLLEELQSQGLEVVKQSVGSVRFTADSLAVQKFCMTTRFATRVMMLIDEHENINNKDDLYKFARFQGWQEWFGPKQTFAVEFNGTNRELKNTQFSGLVIKDAIVDYFQDLYEQRPSVDKQEANVRVIAKLNKQKIALYIDYSGPRLSDRGYRTKQGRAPIRENLAAALVQRSGWLSDTSKPLFDPCCGSGTLLIEAASMALNIPANLNKDFAFKRLPGFRDAKFKELKTELKQAQLDKPLWIIGQDIDEQVLDTARGNAKRAGLEQYIRFNDGDASQLTCVAKRPGTLLSNLPYGERLGSMAELINLYRGMGDRFKKHYKDWSLALLGTDEALFKTLKLSSKKRYKFKNGPLDVSLYLYDMDERQVAQNEQAGALHFEQSRAFANRVKKNKQALKSWLKKEQVEAYRVYDADIPEYNVAVDVYGESAVVFEYAAPKEIDELVANKRLQDVVTLTAETLDIDPSNIAVKVRKKQKGQEQYNALSKQNRVQVVEEFGAKFKVNLFDYLDTGLFLDHRLARRYIQQNAKNKRVLNLFAYTGSASVHAALGGAKAVTTVDMSKTYLKWAEENFALNELRNPRFRFEQADCLKWLEHAQGQYDLIFLDPPTFSNSKRMKEVFDVQRDHIQLLEWVKKILSPGGTLLFSNNKRGFKMDEVGLMGLGLKAENVSDQTLSPDFKRNKQIHNSWLITHG, from the coding sequence TTGCAGTTTATCGCCTTAACGTCCATCGGAATTGAAAACCTGTTGCTTGAAGAACTTCAGTCTCAGGGACTTGAAGTCGTGAAGCAAAGCGTTGGCTCTGTCCGCTTCACTGCGGATAGCCTGGCAGTTCAAAAGTTCTGTATGACAACGCGTTTTGCTACGCGCGTCATGATGCTGATTGATGAACATGAAAACATCAACAATAAAGATGACTTGTACAAGTTTGCGCGTTTTCAGGGCTGGCAGGAGTGGTTCGGCCCTAAACAAACGTTTGCCGTTGAGTTCAATGGTACTAATCGGGAGCTAAAGAACACTCAGTTTTCCGGCTTAGTCATCAAAGATGCCATTGTAGATTATTTTCAGGATCTGTATGAGCAACGTCCGTCTGTTGATAAACAAGAAGCCAATGTACGCGTTATCGCCAAGCTTAATAAACAAAAAATAGCGTTATATATCGACTATTCTGGTCCGCGATTGTCTGACCGAGGGTACCGAACCAAGCAAGGTCGGGCACCGATCCGGGAAAACCTGGCTGCAGCTCTAGTACAACGAAGTGGCTGGCTGAGTGATACCTCTAAGCCATTATTTGATCCCTGTTGTGGTTCCGGTACTTTATTAATTGAGGCGGCCAGTATGGCCCTGAATATCCCAGCTAATCTGAATAAAGATTTTGCCTTCAAACGCTTGCCTGGTTTTCGCGATGCTAAATTTAAAGAGCTTAAAACTGAGTTGAAACAGGCACAGCTGGATAAACCCTTATGGATCATAGGGCAGGACATTGATGAGCAGGTGCTGGACACCGCCAGAGGGAATGCTAAACGCGCCGGGCTTGAGCAATATATTCGCTTCAATGACGGAGACGCCAGTCAGCTTACTTGTGTCGCCAAGCGTCCAGGCACGTTATTAAGTAACTTGCCTTATGGTGAGCGTCTTGGCTCAATGGCTGAACTGATTAACCTGTACAGGGGCATGGGGGATCGCTTTAAGAAGCATTATAAAGATTGGTCACTGGCATTGCTTGGCACGGATGAAGCGCTGTTTAAAACACTTAAGCTGTCGTCTAAAAAACGCTACAAATTCAAAAATGGCCCGCTCGACGTGTCCCTCTATTTATATGATATGGATGAGCGTCAGGTTGCACAAAACGAACAAGCGGGCGCACTGCATTTTGAACAGTCACGGGCTTTTGCAAACCGGGTAAAAAAGAACAAACAAGCCCTGAAAAGCTGGCTCAAGAAAGAGCAAGTAGAGGCCTACCGAGTCTACGATGCGGATATTCCGGAATATAATGTGGCAGTCGACGTCTATGGTGAGAGTGCTGTGGTATTTGAGTATGCAGCGCCAAAAGAAATTGATGAACTGGTTGCCAATAAGCGTCTCCAGGATGTGGTCACGCTCACCGCCGAAACGTTGGATATTGACCCCTCTAACATTGCAGTCAAAGTACGCAAAAAGCAAAAAGGCCAGGAACAATACAATGCACTCAGTAAGCAAAACCGAGTGCAAGTCGTTGAAGAGTTTGGGGCTAAATTCAAAGTAAACTTGTTTGATTACCTGGACACCGGGCTGTTTTTAGATCACCGTCTGGCCAGACGATATATTCAGCAAAATGCTAAGAACAAGCGGGTTCTGAATTTGTTCGCGTATACTGGCAGCGCCTCAGTTCATGCGGCTCTTGGTGGGGCAAAAGCGGTGACGACCGTCGACATGTCCAAGACGTACCTTAAGTGGGCAGAAGAAAACTTTGCCTTAAACGAGTTGCGTAACCCTCGTTTTAGGTTTGAACAGGCAGACTGTCTGAAATGGCTTGAACATGCACAAGGTCAGTATGATCTTATTTTCCTTGACCCGCCGACTTTCTCGAATTCAAAGCGCATGAAAGAGGTTTTTGATGTTCAGCGTGACCATATCCAGTTGCTTGAATGGGTCAAAAAAATTCTCAGTCCGGGCGGTACCTTGTTATTCTCCAACAACAAACGCGGTTTTAAAATGGATGAAGTCGGTTTGATGGGACTTGGCCTGAAAGCTGAAAATGTGTCAGACCAAACCTTGTCGCCTGATTTCAAGCGTAACAAGCAGATCCACAACAGTTGGTTGATCACCCATGGCTAA